The window GGAAATGGATTTTAGTTAACCTTCCTTACCCTCAAATCGGGGTGTACCTTCACATACTCTCACTTACTTTATTCTCTAATTACActtcaaaacaaataaaataatccTTAAACACTTACTATATCTTACCATGAGTAACCATCATCTAAAGGTAAGCAGGTTTTAACTAATGAAGATGTGTGAGTCTAGATACCGTGGAGGTATTCACATATTCGTCTCATATCTGTCACGGATAATGAATTTGATCTCATATCCATCTTATATGTATAGTCTCATTAGGGTCGAGTACCCGCAGGTAGAATACATATTTCCATCCCTAATCATATCAAAAACCACTAGCATAAAACTTTCATATCTCTAATCCCAACATATGAAGTTCATAAGTCTTTAAGTTCCATTGAATAACCTTTAAATACAGTAAAagctctataaattaataatgttgggaccatgaaattttattaatttatagaaatattaatttatcgagtattaatttactgAACTAACTCAAATCGgaaccagaagaaattattatttaaaaagattattaatttatcgaatatTAATTTACGACGGTTTTAGTGTATTATATATCATTTAACATGAGAAACAACGCAATAAAAAGATGGATCCCATTTTACAATAATTACATGGGTTATATACACAATAAAATACTAATAAAGATTCTCTAATCAACACAAAGCAAgtgataagtgtaccccattgttatcaagtaataatttggAGAAGTCCAGGTATCggatccacatgatttataccGCAAGTACAAGACTACTCGCTTTTCGATCATTATTTAGGCGGTGATAAGTTGATTTGAATGTGTTTTTATACTAATCTACTCCTAAGTTGATCCAAAGCAATTACGAATCCCTAAGTATGAAATGGTCAGTATACGATAAAATAAGCGTTCAACCAGTATTCAGATATAATTGTGAATCTAATTAATATTGGATAAACACAAAATAATTGAACTGAGTTACCCTACTATGGTTCTTAATATATGATTTATGGGTAAGGTCATAACTAACTCTAAGGGATCAGAAATTCATGTATGTGTGATGTCATCAATACCTACAATCTCTGATATAGATGACTGAATTAGACTCACAATATGAATTAGCAATCAATATTTGGATTTACGAATCATCCAATCAAATATGTAAATACAATATAATCAAAGAACTCATATGCAGAGAAATGAAACCGAAATGAAACTTATAATAAAGATGATGGAAAATGTCACAATCTTATAACCAATTCGAAATCCGGAGAAATCTTCTAAAGTTAACAAGagtaaaaaggaaaaagacCCCCTTTATGAAACTTGTTGACTCGAGCAATCATCGTTACGAATTGGAGGTGGTACCTTGAGAGCTTGTGGCTGGGTGGTAAGTGAAGCTTTTGTAGATGAACAATGGTAGGGTGAATGAAATTCAGAAGTGTTTGGATTTCTAAGGATTCCTCTGTCAGTATTGACGACAAAAGAGGGAGAAGCCTCTTGTGAAGAGCTTTGGCTATTACGTATGGGTTGGGCTAGTGAAGAAATAGGGTTGAGTTGATCCTTCCTAAACTAGTTTTGTTCTAGGATAAAGGTATCAATGCGTTGGTTTTATGCAACTTGCACATCCTGGCGGCATTGCTAACCATGGCACAGCCAGAGGAAGGTTATCTCTAATACCAACATCAGAACGTAAAGTTCTAGGAAATACCAATTATCCTAATTAGTCCTTAGATTTCTTCCCTTATGCCAACTCTATGAAAATTGAGATTAGAATTCCCAAACCCTAATGGAGCGAGATCCAATAGGCATAGGCATTGCCCGTCTCGGAAATGGGGATACTTTAATTGTATAGCATGCAAGCAAAAATGGGATTCTCAAGTACCTTTCTTCTATTCACACAAATCAAAGTATTTCAACACTAAACCATAACAAGGAAGCACAATTTTAACAATTTACAATTTCATTATAGCCTTATCCACTCCATGAATTAAGCTTTGTTTCCcccacaactcattctttataaacaaaaatatacataaatacatacatatatatttactGCAAAAGAATATTTCATAATTCCTAATTAAGTTTTCCGGTGAGGAGTGGATGATGACACACGAATATCGTCCCTTGCAATGTGGTTTAATCCGAATCTATCATATAGTTGATTCTAATCATCAATGTTCTTTTTTGTCGCGGATTTCTCAAGTCGTGCTTTGCGAACAGCCTGTTGGATTTGCCTTTCGTGCTCTTTCAGCATCTCTTCCATGTTTCCTCCGGGTGGCATTAATGGTCCCGAGTAATGGATTCTGTTTTTCCGGCGAACATTCCCCTGGAACCACACGAAACCACTCATTTCGGATAATAAAACAATGACAGGAAAACACATCAATGAACTAGGTAGGACTAGTAGAATACTTACCATAGGAGCACCAGAAAATCTTTCGTCCTTTTTATTAGTATTCGGAACATCTTCAGCAGGCTGAGAGTCCCGTGATCTAATTTCTGGATTAGGTTTCGAGCTCTTATTTGATGGTGCTCCTAACGAAGAAGGATGAATCATCGAATTAGTCTGAGTTAAACCATTCTTCTTATATCCTCCAGCAGGCTCAATTCGGAAACCCGAACCAGCATCCTCTTGCATATCGTATTTATAACTTGTGCATGTAGTTTTTGTCTGTCCTGGAGGAATGAATTCTTCTGGGGAAAGTTTACTAAACGTGCCTCTAACAGATTCTGTCCCGCGTCCTTTTACTGCCTCCGCTCTTTTCCTGAAATCAAAACAGTtgatacatacatacatataagAAAGACATTCACACCGGATATGGACATCGAAACGACCAGCTAATGTGATGattcaataaaaagaaaagcaCACCTTCTTGCTTCTTCGTCTCGAACCTTTGCATCGAGTTCTTTACTTGGAGGATATTTCGGTAGAGTAGAAGGATCACAAGGGAAGGGTTCTGCACAGAAGAACTGCAGCAGAAAACTTAACATTAGTTGTGTCGAAGAAGCACGGTAAGAAAATCTTAATCATGAGAAAAAGGAATGACTCGAGACGTTAATAAAAGCTCAGACATATACCTCACTATTCAGAGCTGAAGTGGCCGATCCCCTATCTTCCGGTTCCACTGTCAGGAGCTTATCCACAAGAGATAAAGCTGAAGGGGGGAAGTTTTTGAATGTTTCGGAAATTCGACGTTTATAATTGTGTTGAGGTCTGAAACTTGTAGCTTGGGGAAGTTTCGTTTTCTTCCAGTAATCATCGGGGGCCGATCCACAAAGCTTAAGGATCTTATGCATTTGCTCCACCTGGAATAATTAACAAGTTCTTCCAATTGATTAATATCGAAACGACATAATCGTCGACATAACTTTAAAGACTATGAAGAATGAAATGAACAAGAATACCTCCGTTCTTCCCGGCATAATAGGCTTTCCTGCAAAGAGTTCAGCTAGAATGCAACCAGTGCTCCACAAATCTATAGCATCTCCGTACTGTGTAGCGCCAAGTAAGAGCTCGGGTGCTCTATACCACAGCGTTACAACACGACTAGTCAATGCCTGACTTTGATCAGGCTGGTAAAATGTCGCCAGACCAAAGTCTCCAATTTTGAGAATACCGTTATTATCAATCAGAAGATTCGAACCCTTGATGTCTCGGTGTAGGACGCCACGACTATGACAGTGTTCCAGTCCACGAAGAAGTTGTTGCATATAACATTTAATCTGCAAGTACACCACAGTAATTAGGCTACACCGGCATACCAAAATAAAAGCTCGTTGAACCTAATATTAATAGGCCAATAGCAGTAGCAAATGAGCGAAAATGGTTATCGATAACGATTCACATAGCTCAACTACAAGGTACCTGTGGTTCGGTAAATTTCATCCCAGGTGTTGCTGCAATCCCAGCTAGGTCATGCTCCATATACTCGAATACAAGGTACAAGCTATCGGACATTCTCGAAGTGACTATACTCTCAAGCTTCATTATATTTGGATGGTCAAGTTTACGCAGAATATGGATTTCCCTAGCCATGAACCGAACACTTTCAGGATCCATATTGACAAAGCGCACCTTCTTCATAGCAACAATTTTTCCGGTTTCAAGGTCACGAGCTTTGTATACACTGCTGTAAGTTCCTTGTCCAATCTGCACATCATTGAGAGAAACATACATCAGTAGCTAGACTAGTTTTTAGCCACAAGAACAAAGTGTAATTTACTAAACTCGCTCTAAGGgtggcccggtgcactacgcgtccccgctaagcgaggtcccaccacaagggtgtacggGGGGCAAGCCTTCATCAAAGACTCGAACCCAACAAGGTTTActgttgcgccaaggctcgccctcaataatttattaaactCGCTCTATTGTAACTTATTTTCATGTACAATGCAATCAACAAATTAAGTACATCAAGCACGCCCTTTTCGCTCTTTTCTTCTTCGCAACGATTTGAATTCGTGCCTGAAAGACTCGCAAGTTGCAAAACTGCTATAGCTAGGATTCGAGGTTTATCAAATACCCTTCAGGTGTTCAAGTCTACGAATCGAATTTGAGACCTAAACTAAGCAACTAGAGTCCTTTTAACTCAATGCAACATCAACATTGTAATAAATTGGCAAGTGAAATGTGAGACTGACCTTATCTAACCTCTCGAAAGAGTCAGCACGTCGAGGCAACCAGCCTTTGATGGCATCAGGAGCAGCAGTGGTTAACCATTGAGGCCATCCAGCTTCAATGAGCTCCTTTTCGGAGCCATGAGGCATGCTGGTTATCCTAGACACAAAGTGTTGCGAATTCCCCGTTGAACCCAAGTCCATTGTTGCCCGTCTTTGATGATGCCGGTTTTTTAAGGATCCATCAGCATTCTTCCCATTCTTCTCTCCATTTTCCAATTGAACAATAACAGTACTGGACTTAGAACTAGTATGCACCAACACGACTTTCCCGCCAATGTCCTCCTCTTTCTTCGAGGGTTCCGGAGCCACCAATTGTACGGATGATATGTCAAATTGATTCCCCTTATATCTCTCATTTTCATTGATATGAACATCTTCATCTGCAGCTCCTTTTGAGCAGATGCAGCCCATAATCTTACCTAAAATTCCCCTAGGGCTCAGTCTAAGAACAAACCCCCAATTTTTGGGTTTCCCCAAATTTGTGCTGGGAACCCAAATTTACCATATTCTTCCCCAAAATCAATGGAACATTGCTCACAGTTTTCAAATCAAACACAAATAAACTTCCAAATATTGAatctttaacccagaaagtgaTAAGAAAcaacaattcaattcaattcagaaaggggatgaaattgaaaaatgtgaagatcaaaagaaaaatgaaaaccCAGGTCAGAATCCCAGCAAATAAACAAAGAGATTTCTCTTCAATTTTTTGAAATCGTTTTGATcccaaaaaattcaaataaatcaAATGAATAAATGCTGGAATTCTGGGAACCCTTTATGAGGGTTACAGTTTTAATTCCTTAATTCGTAAAGaagaattaaaataaataaaaaaagagaaCCATGTATGAAGAACCTGCATAAGTAGAAGAAGAAACAACAAGgattgaagaagaaaaaaagggcaaaaatgcaaaatccaaaaattgaagtaacaaaataaaattaaaacagcACAGGATATGAGTTTGGTTAAAGATGGACGGGTGAGACAGAAGAGATAGAAACTCCTAAAAATGCGGGAAACCTAAGATTTTTAAGATTCGACAACCTGTAATTTGTTTGTTGAGGTTTCCAATTTCTTTTCTTGGAAAAACAAAGATTTGTTGTGTCTCTGGTTTGCTGATTGCAGTTGTATTGTTTCAGTAAGTTCCATATGGGTTGGGTGGGTTGTTTCAGAATCAGTTTTGAAAGCAATTTCGGTTTTAAGAAATTTGAAATAATGGagggaagagaagagaagagaagctCAGATTACAACAACTATGACAACGTGGCTGCCATTATGTTGTAAAATGGTTGAGTTCTTTTCGTAATAACTAATCCTTTATCACATTATAATCCTAATATAAAAGAGGGGTACCGGTACGGTGcaaaaaatacctctaatgttAATAGTCTTACAAATTAATCTGTTGTCGGAATGAAGGTTCTCTAATGCCTGACTTAAGACAGAAAGATGAACAGCACGAGGTTGTTGAGCAACGGTCATACTATAATGTCTAAGTTAGCGATATATAGGATAGAGTATAAAGCAATTGAGAGTAATTGTAATAAACGTGCGTATGTGTCTTGATTATGGAATCACATTGTATTTTATATGATGCTGAGGGGTAAACTGCAGGTGGTTGGTACTATCCGTAGATTCCTCGTTAGATAGCTAGATGATGGACGTATTTTAGGCGGTTTgcattatacttaatttgggATTCCCTAATCTTAGGTGGGATTGAAGGGTAACGATCCGAGGAGGAATTGGGATCACATCCCATTGGCCCACGTGTTTGAGGAGATGCTTTATTCCTATTTATCTTAATATGACGGCTTCTCTTGATCTGGGTGCCTCTGCTAGTTTGAGATGAGGACGCATGTATATTGATATTATTTACATGATATCAGATGTTCCCCGTTTGACTCTCGGAGTTCTTTAGGGCTTCGGTTGCTGGAGGCCTGGAGGGGTCTTATCTTTTGAGGAATGTTTTGGTATCCCGTAAATGCTTAGTCCTCAAACATTCCGTTCGGAAATGTTGAAGAGGTGGGATGTTGCATCGCGTGCTTCTGACGTCACCTTTAATAGACGTGCAGCCCTCCATACTAGACATCATTACTACCACTGTTAATTTCCACGTGATATGTGATATATATCCCAAACCTTTTAACCTAGGAGATGACAGGTAGAAACGCTCATGATTTTCGATCAGCGTCGATGCCAACAATCTCTAATTGATGGCAACCCCTCACTTGCACTTCAAATAGCATTATGAAAGTAGAATCTTGGTGATGAATTCCCTTTTCTACACTTTCTCATTTCTTTTTGTGCTTAGAGCCTCAATTTCTTCCAAGGCAACATGTAAGTGTTCTTTCTCTCcctagtttttcttttttattgtaTGGATGTGTGGGAGCCCAAAAATTCTTGCAAGCTCTCAACCTCTACAGACCTTTCTCTGACCTCCTCCAGTAATACTGACCATGCctctatgaaaaaaattaaaaggaaacCATCAAGGACAAGAAAGTAAtagttgagaaaaaaaatagcaCCCTAAAGCCTAAGATTAAGGCTCTAGCTTGACAGCTTATCAACTAGTGGATATGTGGCTGAATTCCCCCTCCCTCAAGAATTTAGAGATGCATCTTCCCAGCCCTGGGCAACATGTCAATGACAGCCTTTGGAAAGACAGTGAAGATTTCATAGGAGTTTATGTCTAGTTTTTGACGTATGGTATGAGGTTTCCTCTTCCGGCTCTCATCGTAGCCGTCTTGGAAGAGTTTCACCTTTACCCATTCATGCTATTGTCAAACACCGGATAGGGACGTTCTATCCCTATCTTTATGTATGATTTTTAGAGTCTTTTGGCTTATTTTAAGTCATATTTCATTACATTTCTAGTTAAAATACTTCTTTGAACTTGTTTAGTGAGTTTGAATCAAAGTTAGTTGGTTTTAGTTATTTTTTCACTTAATTTCGTTCACTTTCACCCACTTTCACTTTTTATAGTTCGTAGTTTCACTCACGTTCACTCACTTTCGTCCAAATTCACTTTTTTCGTAGTTAAAAAGATTGATTTTTgagttattttaattttatatttctagatttttaatctcttttattttttcaataatattAAAGTTTTTAGTAGAATTTAATTAAGTTGTAacgtttggaaaaaaaattgtatGTGTGAAAATGAAAGTTCCCTTTTAAAATGTGTAATTTAAGCTTAAGAGACAAGCAAATGGGACAAGGTGTGGAATGGAGAAAATAGGCACAAAAGCCTAGCACTAGGGCCAGCACATTATGCTCGACCCAAATTCAGCAAAAATGCATATTTTACTACAAGCATCATATGCTTCCTTATTCATGTGGGCTCGTCTTCTACATCAAATTCAAAGTCTTCTTACAACCTTTATGCAAATTCAAAGTTTTCTTTCAACATGCAAATTCAAAATCTTCTTACAACATTCAAAGTCTTCTTATtttattgataacttgtggaaaaatccttgatcggagcacttccctgtgaggcgccgttgggatcggccggagacactccgatgccaaagtcagtaatatttctgagaataaactgtaagcacaaaagtagagaatcagtaagtgtacctttgatcctaggaagctggggtatttatataggtttctgtaaccttcagcattaatggggaagcaggtgaagagttgtgtcattactcatctttaattgctatcaattctccattaatcccagcatttagcattgaaaccctcagagttgaggtattcgaacagtcaagtctttattctcCTTTactggctattaattgccatttaattgtatttattcccattcatggatggtaataaaggtgccttttcatattctttgatccgtcaaggcgtatgtactcTCTCCTtaagagctatggcgggtctccgctactcgctctcatcgggcgtatctcattatggcgtatctcgccatggtccacgtggcatggcataatgctagagactccttccttttcctcattatttgcatatttgcCCCtatattaattatcattaattccacattaatcatgcataaatatctcttttagaatgaataatggtttgccattatttctattaattttcccttattctttatttaagaataatttgggttgttatcagaagccccccctaaaggtataaaaagctctttagggctgtctaaatggtgttttatttttctatcttggaggaaagtggactcGCCCTAGATGGGgaatcatatatggaaatgatgcgccttttggggcttccttatgcgggatcttatgaacaagatccgccctatgtgggatcatatatggatatgatgcacgttttggggcttttgattccttgtggataggtggccaactgTATCCATCGttatcctctaggggcttcttgagagttatatttcctttagaaagggaataacccgccctttattgGACCATTtattcctaccgcataggattatgattcgccttagggacttcttttgttcagttctgccatattgaggagaatgacccgcacttagggatcagtaagaatgatcagccatttagggacttttgtgcattttgtggaggcgagactttgttatttctatgatgaagatgcagattcattactttgatgaaaacgagacttcattaattggatgaagacgaggcttcattgattggatgaagacgaggcttcatgaattggatgaagacgatgcttcatgaattggatgaagacgatgcttcatgaattggatgaagacgaggcttcatgaattgaaagaagacgaggcttcattaattggatgaagacgaggcttcattacttggatgaagacgaggcttcattatttggagatgaagacgaggcttcattactttgatgaagacgaggcttcgttgttggatgaacccttttctttccagaactatttttactaatgcattatatcttttagcaagtaactttttagaatctggtttaggatttctccgattgtttagggtaggtggccagccgtaccccaatgtgtgaacctttgtgaaggttagaagcttttattcctggtgaggaagttaagctgccttaggcgatcgatttgcttcctatctttgaggtgaatcgatccaccgccaggtcttgagactcttctttgggaagagtatttgagagtgtaaagttctcacgtctgagaaatattttaactctgtctctgacgacgatcaatcgtttcctatcttcgaggtagatcgatccgccgctgagattattgttctcctatctttgaggagaaagtttagggtgtaattttctcatgtttgagataattttaacccgcttttgatggtgaccaatccttttcctgtctttgaggagagagttgagctcatttgaaagctcttgagggtctgtgcttcttatctttatggaaaggggatccgcccgtgatgggatcaattgtccgatctttgaggtaattgatccacctgtggaacttttcattcgccagccactgggcgtatatcagcactaaaagctaggcaaatgaatataagaagtatggcgagaaagaataaattataaaatataggatactataacagtttaatgcacatataagaatatgtaaaaatactgatttttaggcccatggttccgtcttttctgagcaactagaaccgcatcctcaatgatgtttaacttatgagtaatcacatctgggcttactcctgtggggatctcattctcctatgtaaatacgctttcagactcaatgagaacttttttaacatcctctttgatctcaagttttaatcctttggcgatccgcacccgctttccatcagcaataaggagcgtttctgtgtcgcccaaagctgtagtgacaagttaatatttctcaccttcgtcctctttggattgtgggcggattgatagtgacgccgagtataagtctctttagccaccttttggttcccgctaatcattactcctcctttgctggtgggaatgtacattgtcagacgacggatggaaattagggctgcaacctctggcccttggtctggatagtgtgacccgtcactccaatgatgtcaacaatggttgtttctatttggatcggatcaacctttagtttggcgaatgcacctctggtgatgacattacaagaactgcacGTATCcaccattactcgcttcatttcccAACCTTCCACCACCATAGTAATAACTagagcatctgcatgtggagggattactggacctgtttctacaaaaggggcaattgagggatgttttatccagagtggatatttttgtttttttcaccggtggctgatacactggtccatctgctatgacattaaagacacttttgaatttctttctgggatctgtcttctgcttgtcgtcttgttatttgttattctggacaaatctATCTTCTATTTTTCCAGCTTCCAGCAAGCTTCAAAATGTGGTGGCCATTTCTTCTATGGAACCTGTAATACGTCTTGGCATTCCTttcaacggttacatgctcccctcctttgggttcgggatatgtaatgtcccgtttatattgactcttttcttttatattgtggcaagttggaagctttaaacattctgtccgccTCGTACCCCAGGATCTGctctgtgaatggcgaattcctgttaactggatggcgtatctttatgcattgttctcttgtctatctagagcggcatgcactcgcatttcaatctcatcatccgtgtgttcaatgttgaatcgtgGTGGTGAAGCCAGCTTTTGATCTTGATCTTGATCATGTTGAGATTATGCTTGGAACTACGGTTTGACGCGGATGGATATTGTCACAACCgctggagccattttatctagctttgaatatcttgtctccacatccttcaacattttgctaacataatagatggggaactgttgaccttcttcttcttcttgaataaccacggtgcacatagctttatccatgacagattgatacaaatgtaggtctccccttcagattggtctgctcatcaagggtggttctgctaggaattgttttgtaccttgaaatgct of the Euphorbia lathyris chromosome 7, ddEupLath1.1, whole genome shotgun sequence genome contains:
- the LOC136201154 gene encoding probable serine/threonine-protein kinase At1g09600 translates to MGCICSKGAADEDVHINENERYKGNQFDISSVQLVAPEPSKKEEDIGGKVVLVHTSSKSSTVIVQLENGEKNGKNADGSLKNRHHQRRATMDLGSTGNSQHFVSRITSMPHGSEKELIEAGWPQWLTTAAPDAIKGWLPRRADSFERLDKIGQGTYSSVYKARDLETGKIVAMKKVRFVNMDPESVRFMAREIHILRKLDHPNIMKLESIVTSRMSDSLYLVFEYMEHDLAGIAATPGMKFTEPQIKCYMQQLLRGLEHCHSRGVLHRDIKGSNLLIDNNGILKIGDFGLATFYQPDQSQALTSRVVTLWYRAPELLLGATQYGDAIDLWSTGCILAELFAGKPIMPGRTEVEQMHKILKLCGSAPDDYWKKTKLPQATSFRPQHNYKRRISETFKNFPPSALSLVDKLLTVEPEDRGSATSALNSEFFCAEPFPCDPSTLPKYPPSKELDAKVRDEEARRKRAEAVKGRGTESVRGTFSKLSPEEFIPPGQTKTTCTSYKYDMQEDAGSGFRIEPAGGYKKNGLTQTNSMIHPSSLGAPSNKSSKPNPEIRSRDSQPAEDVPNTNKKDERFSGAPMGNVRRKNRIHYSGPLMPPGGNMEEMLKEHERQIQQAVRKARLEKSATKKNIDD